From the genome of uncultured Desulfovibrio sp., one region includes:
- a CDS encoding DmsC/YnfH family molybdoenzyme membrane anchor subunit, whose translation MEYLQEFPLVFFTLLVQMAVGMVLVGKCVLGNEADRALREGVRRQNVAALLLFAVAVIISFVHLGTPLHAPFTLLHVTQSWLSREILMIGLVGIALLWLVVVGRKKHAVDGEKKAMIVAGLCGIALLFVMSCVYNQATMPGWRNWGVFTAFLASTCLLGGSWHGVVLSLRKESAPVRALGPCLVWTVLGLVLMAVSLPLAMPEQSALVNPGSRLLPPACIAWSHGLHALASGLGVVLLALAAARGMQGKGFRPALAVPAFFLIVLGEVFGRLVFYLSYSRLGM comes from the coding sequence ATGGAGTATCTTCAGGAATTTCCACTGGTATTCTTCACCTTGCTGGTGCAGATGGCCGTGGGCATGGTGCTGGTGGGCAAGTGCGTGCTTGGCAACGAAGCCGACCGCGCACTGCGCGAAGGCGTGCGGCGGCAGAATGTGGCGGCCCTGCTTCTGTTTGCCGTGGCCGTGATCATCAGTTTTGTGCATCTGGGCACGCCCCTGCATGCACCCTTTACCTTGCTGCACGTGACGCAGTCGTGGCTCAGCCGCGAAATTCTCATGATCGGCCTTGTGGGGATTGCCCTGCTGTGGCTGGTGGTGGTCGGGCGCAAAAAGCATGCGGTGGATGGCGAGAAGAAAGCCATGATCGTGGCGGGCCTGTGCGGCATAGCGCTGCTGTTCGTCATGAGCTGCGTTTACAATCAGGCCACAATGCCCGGCTGGCGCAACTGGGGCGTTTTTACAGCCTTTTTGGCTTCCACATGTCTGCTCGGCGGATCCTGGCATGGCGTGGTGCTGAGCCTGCGCAAGGAATCCGCACCCGTGCGCGCACTGGGCCCCTGCCTTGTGTGGACGGTACTGGGCCTTGTGCTTATGGCCGTGAGCTTGCCGCTGGCAATGCCTGAGCAGTCTGCCCTTGTCAATCCGGGTTCCCGCCTGCTGCCTCCGGCGTGCATTGCATGGTCGCACGGATTGCACGCGCTGGCATCGGGTCTGGGCGTTGTGCTGCTGGCTCTGGCTGCGGCCCGTGGCATGCAGGGCAAAGGATTTCGTCCGGCGCTGGCGGTTCCCGCATTTTTCCTGATTGTTCTGGGAGAAGTGTTCGGGCGGCTTGTTTTCTATCTTTCCTATTCACGCCTGGGCATGTAG
- a CDS encoding molecular chaperone, which translates to MAPASIHMEQEQLTQYVVALQFCSRIFQNSPNEDLLRGVIGGGLLQGFGAWACFRPSELAEKLWGEVLDPEGRTAALTAAYPAEAAQDSCRALYLDLHMDHLALFSGPQPAAAPWESVWREKDRLLFGRRTQEVRDSYREWGIAAERDGHEPEDHLGLELAFILFLVQNMDGAVASSQGQSPEAALAAFMDEHILAWAGDCLKKASECANTVFYREMLALCCLLLGNVRALIQE; encoded by the coding sequence ATGGCCCCCGCATCAATACATATGGAACAGGAACAGTTGACGCAATACGTTGTGGCCTTGCAGTTTTGCAGCCGCATTTTCCAGAATTCGCCAAATGAAGACCTGCTGCGCGGCGTCATTGGCGGCGGGCTTTTGCAAGGCTTTGGTGCTTGGGCATGTTTCAGGCCTTCAGAGCTGGCTGAAAAGCTTTGGGGCGAGGTTCTTGATCCGGAGGGCCGCACTGCCGCCCTTACGGCAGCCTATCCGGCAGAGGCGGCGCAGGACTCCTGCCGCGCGCTGTATCTGGATCTGCACATGGATCATCTGGCCCTGTTTTCCGGGCCGCAGCCTGCCGCCGCGCCGTGGGAATCCGTGTGGCGGGAGAAAGACCGTCTGCTTTTTGGCCGCAGAACCCAGGAAGTGCGCGACAGCTACAGGGAGTGGGGCATTGCCGCAGAGCGGGACGGGCACGAGCCCGAGGACCATCTGGGGCTGGAACTGGCCTTCATTCTTTTTCTTGTGCAGAACATGGACGGGGCCGTTGCCTCAAGCCAGGGGCAATCCCCGGAGGCTGCGCTGGCGGCTTTTATGGACGAGCACATCCTGGCCTGGGCTGGAGACTGCCTGAAAAAGGCTTCGGAATGCGCCAATACGGTGTTTTACCGCGAGATGTTGGCTCTTTGTTGCCTGCTGCTCGGAAACGTGCGGGCACTCATTCAGGAATAG
- a CDS encoding pseudouridine synthase: protein MELEFRFRNNDLGPVFPTFQERVNSMLPVNRAESTPAAPAAPADDDVNTSAAPVLEQTVPGTPHMLNSDEMRQALAQVEQEAMQHSQDLVQVHSGLNEQRVARLLGLLD, encoded by the coding sequence ATGGAACTGGAATTCCGTTTTCGCAATAATGATCTGGGGCCTGTTTTTCCTACCTTTCAGGAAAGGGTCAACTCCATGCTGCCCGTGAACAGGGCAGAAAGTACCCCCGCGGCCCCGGCAGCGCCCGCTGACGATGACGTCAACACCTCCGCCGCGCCGGTTCTGGAACAGACTGTTCCCGGCACCCCGCACATGCTCAATTCTGATGAAATGCGTCAGGCCCTTGCTCAGGTGGAGCAGGAAGCCATGCAGCACAGTCAGGATCTTGTGCAGGTGCATAGCGGCCTGAACGAACAGCGCGTTGCGCGTTTGCTGGGCCTGCTGGACTAG
- a CDS encoding DMSO/selenate family reductase complex B subunit, with amino-acid sequence MKQPAFYIDMTACTGCKTCMVACIDGHDLPQGVMWRRVAEYTGGKWVRRANGTFDQNVFSYYTSVSCNHCQNPVCVKVCPTTAMHKDEQGIVSVDPDKCVGCRYCEWNCPYSAPQYDKQMGRMTKCDFCKDRLAAGLKPLCVEACPMRAIHFGEYEDLKKQFGDAVHVAPLPEQSVTSPCLVITPPHNAQPVGSNMGSIRNPEEM; translated from the coding sequence TTATATAGATATGACAGCCTGCACGGGCTGCAAAACATGCATGGTGGCCTGCATCGACGGCCATGACCTGCCCCAGGGCGTCATGTGGCGGCGCGTGGCGGAGTACACGGGCGGCAAGTGGGTGCGCCGCGCCAACGGTACGTTCGATCAGAACGTGTTTTCCTACTATACGTCCGTCAGTTGCAACCACTGTCAGAACCCCGTGTGCGTGAAGGTTTGCCCCACCACAGCCATGCACAAGGACGAGCAGGGCATTGTGAGCGTGGACCCCGACAAGTGCGTGGGGTGCCGCTATTGCGAGTGGAACTGCCCTTATTCCGCCCCTCAGTATGACAAGCAGATGGGCAGAATGACCAAGTGCGATTTCTGCAAGGACAGGCTGGCAGCCGGGCTCAAACCCCTGTGCGTGGAAGCCTGCCCCATGCGGGCCATCCACTTTGGCGAATATGAAGACCTGAAAAAGCAGTTCGGCGATGCCGTGCATGTGGCTCCGCTGCCGGAGCAGAGCGTGACCTCCCCCTGTCTTGTGATTACGCCGCCCCACAATGCGCAGCCTGTGGGCAGCAACATGGGCAGCATCCGTAATCCGGAGGAAATGTAA